In Nicotiana tabacum cultivar K326 chromosome 11, ASM71507v2, whole genome shotgun sequence, a single window of DNA contains:
- the LOC142165993 gene encoding uncharacterized protein LOC142165993, whose translation MSVTDYFFKLRDFWDEFDALMPCHGCLCSESKKYAQHFEYHRLLQFLIGLNESYSKSRSQIMMIYPIPSINKAYSLLIDQESQRSLANFTQTNHTTEGIEGVVFYRSKNSTSTGGYFKFIKNQVQCEFCHYKGHIKENRYKLHGYPSDSKGKKKGQNSGVYTNNVSGLVFPNADETGNQQGSYGTQSGIQQVQHAYMPQFAQTTPNNSPAAPFFTKEQYQQILQMLAKENEEGPESSSKLAAAGTLITLISNFLKQNWIIDTGASNHMTSQLDALTSCQSIPSSEKCKVQLPTGNVVYVSHKGTSSDLYSGQVNGIGKEEHGLYILQGGLSQNSTATPINKYVHTTILTDSKCIVISGGHIGFPHIVVRACPSIVDKFSSRAISAAFLGYSSSQKGYVLKAFFFSSMCHLQKKPSHVSTPYYHPNPEGDITDNAVPGDTPLKADLDAATPSAVATLPDVVPIQRKTKPGAHPSKTPIGCRWIFKIKYKASEVVERYKARLVAKGYSQKEGLDYSETFSPVAKMVTVRSIVALAASQHWMIYQMDVHNAFLNGDLVEEVYHFVYVDDLIITWNNDKSLYDTSAKFQKKFKMKDLWELKFFLGIEFARSKERILMCQRKYALELISETGLGGAKPSGTPLELNQKFTSVKYDKCIQNFKQEGDQELKNPSCYQRLVGRLLYLTMTRPDIAFAVQVLSQYMHCPKVSHMEAALKVVRYIAPGLGLLMPAESIDKLIAYCDSNWGSFRVKEIKKKYVKAEYVHTKDQLPDLLTNSLEKFQHDQLLNKLGVKNVYKPSA comes from the exons GATGAGTTTGATGCATTAATGCCCTGTCATGGTTGTCTTTGTTCTGAATCAAAGAAATATGCCCAACACTTTGAGTATCACAGGCTACTACAGTTTCTGATAGGATTGAATGAGTCCTACTCAAAGTCAAGGAGTCAGATCATGATGATATATCCAATTCCTAGCATCAACAAAGCCTACTCACTACTGATTGATCAAGAGAGCCAAAGGAGTCTGGCTAATTTCACTCAGACTAATCACACTACTGAAGGCATAGAAGGAGTTGTGTTCTATCGTAGTAAAAACTCAACAAGTACAGGTGGATACTTCAAGTTTATAAAGAATCAAGTGCAATGTGAATTTTGTCATTACAAGGGGCACATAAAGGAGAATCGCTACAAACTTCATGGCTATCCATCAGACTCCAAGGGAAAGAAGAAAGGGCAGAACTCTGGAGTGTATACAAATAATGTGAGTGGTTTAGTGTTTCCAAATGCTGATGAAACTGGCAATCAACAAGGTTCTTATGGAACTCAATCAGGAATACAGCAGGTTCAGCATGCCTACATGCCTCAGTTTGCTCAGACCACTCCTAACAATAGTCCTGCTGCTCCTTTCTTCACCAAAGAGCAGTATCAACAAATACTTCAGATGCTAGCCAAAGAGAATGAAGAGGGTCCAGAATCATCCAGCAAGTTAGCTGCTGCAGGTACTCTAATTACTCTAATATCCAACTTTCTCAAGCAAAACTGGATTATAGACACAGGAGCCTCAAATCATATGACTTCTCAACTTGATGCTCTTACTTCTTGTCAGTCCATTCCTAGTTCAGAGAAGTGCAAAGTCCAATTACCTACTGGCAATGTAGTATATGTATCACATAAAGGAACCTCCTCA GATCTCTACAGTGGTCAGGTGAATGGGATTGGTAAGGAGGAGCATGGCTTATACATACTTCAAGGAGGACTATCACAGAATTCTACAGCAACACCAATCAATAAGTATGTTCACACAACCATCTTAACTGATTCTAAA TGCATTGTGATATCTGGAGGCCATATAGGGTTCCCTCACATAGTGGTAAGAG CATGCCCTAGCATTGTTGACAAGTTCTCATCAAGAGCTATTTCTGCTGCCTTCCTTGGCTACTCTTCTTCTCAAAAGGGATATGTTTT GAAGGCATTTTTCTTTTCAAGCATGTGTCATCTTCAG AAGAAGCCTTCTCATGTGTCCACTCCTTACTACCATCCAAATCCTGAAGGTGATATCACAGATAATGCAGTTCCTGGTGATACTCCCCTTAAGGCTGATCTTGATGCTGCAACACCTAGTGCAGTGGCTACCTTACCTGATGTTGTTCCTATTCAG AGGAAAACAAAACCTGGAGCACATCCTAGCAAAACTCCTATAGGTTGCAGGTGGATATTCAAAATTAAGTACAAGGCTTCAGAAgtagttgaaagatacaaggccaGACTGGTTGCCAAAGGCTACAGTCAAAAGGAAGGTTTAGACTATAGTGAAACCTTCTCCCCTGTGGCTAAAATGGTTACAGTTAGGTCCATTGTGGCTCTTGCTGCATCTCAGCATTGGATGATTTACCAGATGGATGTTCATAATGCATTCCTAAATGGTGATTTGGTTGAAGAAGT TTATCATTTTGTGTATGTGGATGACTTGATAATCACATGGAACAATGATAAGTCACTTTATGACACCAGCGCAAAGTTTCAGAAGAAGTTCAAGATGAAGGACTTATGGGAGTTGAAATTCTTCCTTGGAATTGAGTTTGCCAGATCAAAGGAAAGAATTCTTATGTGTCAAAGAAAGTATGCACTTGAGTTGATATCTGAAACAGGTTTAGGTGGAGCAAAGCCTTCTGGTACACCATTGGAGTTGAATCAAAAATTCACATCTGTAAAGTATGACAAGTGCATTCAGAACTTCAAACAAGAAGGTGATCAGGAGCTCAAAAATCCTAGTTGTTACCAAAGGCTTGTTGGAAGGTTGTTATATCTTACCATGACCAGACCAGACATTGCTTTTGCAGTGCAGGTTCTAAGTCAGTATATGCATTGTCCCAAGGTGTCACACATGGAAGCTGCTCTCAAAGTAGTCAGATACATCGCACCAGGCCTGGGGCTACTTATGCCTGCAGAAAGTATAGACAAGCTGATTGCTTACTGTGACTCTAATTGGGGGTCTTTTAGAGTCAAGGAGATCA AGAAAAAGTATGTAAAGGCAGAGTACGTGCATACTAAAGACCAACTACCAGATCTACTTACAAATAGTTTGGAGAAGTTTCAACATGATCAACTGCTGAACAAATTAGGAGTGAAGAATGTGTATAAACcatcagcttga